The Gammaproteobacteria bacterium DNA segment ACACACGCGCGCCACTTCGTCGAGATTGCCGGCACTGAGTTCGGCCGCGTCCACGGTTTCGTTTTCACCATGGGTGTGGTCGCGCAGGAAACCGAAATTGAAGCGTCCCTCGCGGCGCAGATAGGCGAGCAGGCCGTTGAACAGCCAGACATCGGTGCCCGGTGTGATCGGCAGGTGCAGGTCGGCTTGTTCGCAGGTGGCCGTGCGGCGCGGGTCGATCACCACCAGCTTCATCGACGGACGTGCCGCGCGCGCCGCCGCGATGCGTTGGTAGATCACCGGGTGGCACCAGGCGGTATTCGAGCCCACCAGCACGATCAGGTCCGCCTGTTCCAGATCCTCGTAGCACACCGGTACCAGGTCGGCGCCGAAGGCGCGTTTGTGGGCGGCCACGGCCGAGGACATGCACAGCCGCGAATTGGTGTCGATGTTGCCGCTGCCGAGATAGCCCTTCACGAACTTGTTGGCGACGTAGTAGTCCTCGGTCAGCAACTGTCCCGAGACGTACAGGGCCACGGCCTCGCGGCCGTGTTCGGCGATGATCTGCGAGAAGCGGCCGGCGATGCGCGACGCGGCCTCATCCCAGCTGATGCGCTGCAGCGCCGCGGAGTCGCGCGTGGGGCGCAGCGCCGGATGCAGCAGGCGGCCGTGCAGGTCCATGGTTTCGCCGAGCGCTGCGCCCTTGACGCAGAGCCGCCCGAAGTTGGCGGGATGCGTGGGATCGCCGCTCACCTCGGTGCCGCCGTTGCTGTTGACGCTGGCGAGCACGCCGCAGCCGACTCCACAGTACGGACAGGTCGTGCGTACGGCGGTGGACGGATTCATGCCGGGGATCGCGTGCTGGTGGCGGATGGGGCGAGAGTCGCGCGCACGGGTCACGGCAGGATCAGGCGGCTTCCGCCAGCTCGCGACCGAACACCAGATGCTCGCGCAGCGCGCCCAGCGGTGCCCGCTGTTGAATCAGGTCGAGGTACCAGGCCGAATCCGCGGTATTGCCGTAGAGCACGCCGCCGACCAGGCGCCCATCCTCGACCACCAGCCGCCGATAGATTCCGTGGCGTGCATCGCGGTAAACGATGTCTTCGCAGTGCTCGCCACCGTCATGCCGCCCGGCCGAGAAGACGTCGATACCGGTGACCTTGAGCTTGGTGGCGAGCAGGGAGCCGTCATAGCGCACGCCCAGATCCGTTCCGAGCAGTTGCTGCGCCAGCACCACGGCCTGCTCGTACAGAGGCGCCACCAGACCGTAGCAGATGCCTCGATGCTGCACACATTCTCCGAGCGCATGGATCATCGGATCGCTGGTGAGCAGGCTGTCGTCGACGACCACGCCGCGTTCGCAGTGCAGGCCGGCTTCGCGTGCAAGTTTGGCGTTTGGCGTAATTCCGACCGACATCACCACCAGGTCGGTCTCGAGGCGGTCGCCGTCGGCGAAGCGCAGTGCCTGCACGCGCTCGGCACCCTCGACGGCGACGGTGTCCGCATTCAGTCGGAATTCAAGGCCGCGATCCTCAAGGCTGCGTTGCAACAGCTGCGCGGCCTGGGGATCGAGCTGGCGTTCCATCAGCCAGGCAGCGCGATGGATCACCGTGATCTCCATGCCGCGCAGGCGCAGCGCGCAGGCTGCTTCCAGGCCCAGCACGCCGCCGCCGATGACGACGGCGTGGCGATGCACGCGCGCGGCTTCGAGCATGGCCTGCACATCGTCGACGTCACGAAAACAGATCACGCCCGGGTGATCGCGTCCGTCGATCGGCGGCACGAACGGTAGGGAACCGGTGGCGAGCACCAGCCGGTCGTAGCCGATGTCGAGACCGCTGGCGGTCGTGACCCGGCGCGTCTCGCGGTCGATGTGGGTGACGCGTTCGCCGGACAGCAGCCGCACGCCCTGACGGACATACCATTCCGGCGGATGGGTGATGATGTCGTCCACGGTCTTTTCGCCGGCGAGCACCGGCGACAACAGGATACGGTTGTAGCAGCCACGCGGCTCGGCACCGA contains these protein-coding regions:
- a CDS encoding FAD-dependent oxidoreductase is translated as MSTRPRLVMIGNGMAGIRLLEELLKRAPQAFDITVIGAEPRGCYNRILLSPVLAGEKTVDDIITHPPEWYVRQGVRLLSGERVTHIDRETRRVTTASGLDIGYDRLVLATGSLPFVPPIDGRDHPGVICFRDVDDVQAMLEAARVHRHAVVIGGGVLGLEAACALRLRGMEITVIHRAAWLMERQLDPQAAQLLQRSLEDRGLEFRLNADTVAVEGAERVQALRFADGDRLETDLVVMSVGITPNAKLAREAGLHCERGVVVDDSLLTSDPMIHALGECVQHRGICYGLVAPLYEQAVVLAQQLLGTDLGVRYDGSLLATKLKVTGIDVFSAGRHDGGEHCEDIVYRDARHGIYRRLVVEDGRLVGGVLYGNTADSAWYLDLIQQRAPLGALREHLVFGRELAEAA